One segment of Neobacillus endophyticus DNA contains the following:
- a CDS encoding alpha/beta fold hydrolase, which yields MISPRSRFVTLNGMEVHVSEWGNPSNPAVVCWHGLTRNGRDFDILARQLAKDYYVICPDTIGRGWSQWSSSPETDYCFETYSSLAIGLLDYLGIDQIRWVGTSMGGAIGIKIAGTPLFQNRITHLVLNDIGAGALGDAVQDIDGIKRIISYVGSPPQFQTFTELKNYFKTIYTTFGLTSEEEWNDFTRTSCRRRDGGGISPDYDPKIALQFQHKDDLNLWTQWEAIQAKVLLIRGERSDVLLLAVAEKMRQKPNCEMVTIPELGHAPALNTEKQIALIEDFLR from the coding sequence ATGATTTCTCCAAGATCCAGATTTGTTACTCTTAATGGGATGGAAGTGCATGTTTCAGAATGGGGCAATCCCAGTAATCCCGCGGTAGTTTGCTGGCATGGCTTAACGCGGAACGGCAGAGATTTTGATATTTTAGCTCGGCAGTTAGCAAAAGATTATTATGTCATTTGTCCGGATACGATTGGGCGGGGCTGGAGCCAATGGAGTTCTTCTCCGGAAACAGACTATTGTTTTGAAACTTACAGCAGCCTGGCGATTGGCTTGTTAGACTATTTGGGAATCGATCAGATCCGTTGGGTAGGCACCTCAATGGGAGGGGCTATCGGAATCAAGATTGCCGGTACTCCTCTATTTCAAAACCGCATAACACATTTAGTATTGAATGATATTGGCGCTGGCGCGTTGGGCGATGCCGTACAGGATATTGACGGCATTAAACGAATCATCAGCTATGTCGGCTCCCCGCCGCAGTTTCAAACCTTTACCGAATTGAAAAATTATTTTAAGACTATCTATACCACCTTCGGCCTCACAAGTGAAGAGGAGTGGAATGACTTCACCCGAACATCCTGCAGAAGGAGGGATGGAGGAGGAATCAGCCCCGATTATGATCCGAAAATTGCTTTGCAATTCCAGCACAAGGATGATTTAAATCTTTGGACCCAGTGGGAGGCCATCCAAGCAAAAGTGCTGCTCATTCGCGGGGAACGCTCTGATGTATTACTGCTTGCAGTGGCCGAAAAAATGAGGCAAAAGCCGAACTGTGAAATGGTGACCATCCCAGAACTCGGTCATGCCCCGGCGTTAAATACTGAAAAGCAAATTGCTCTTATTGAAGATTTTTTGAGGTAA
- a CDS encoding ABC transporter ATP-binding protein, producing MKHLLYFLKRIHRFSGSILYINLVCMMLIGVLESVGIFLLVPLIGITGIMKFSTGNIPFVHWFNSLFSGMSITVTLILILGIYVLLMIGQSVFKRSQSILGVKIQQGFVRHLRDDTYRSLMGADWQFYLRKRKSDLINIMISEILKVNAAIQLFLNFMSSIILMLIQVGVALYLSVKMTVFILSFGIILILFSRTFRKKSKILGMKTFQLNQSYLAGITDQFNGMKDIKSNSLVESHMNWFMDISEEMEDNQVQMTKLNSTSQMIFKIVSAFLIAVFVFFSIRMFKEEPAQVMMIMAIFSRLWPSLQSIQSNLENMGVTIPSLSALVTLQQECLEAKEMENTDNHLVQPIDLTYGIDCRNVTFSYQQSDGALALNHINLHIPANKMTAVVGSSGAGKSTLIDLLMGLNQPDSGEVVIDGVTLTSDRLLALRKSISYIPQDPFLFNSTVRDNLLMIDPDASEEHLWEALEFAAAAEFVKNLPQGLDTLIGDRGIRLSGGERQRLVLARAILRKPSILILDEATSALDSENEAKIQQAIDRLKGKMTIIAIAHRLTTIRNADQVLIMDKGKIIQQGDRSLVKQRIAMEVG from the coding sequence TTGAAGCATCTTTTGTATTTTTTGAAAAGAATCCACCGCTTTTCGGGAAGCATTTTGTATATTAATTTGGTTTGTATGATGCTAATTGGAGTATTGGAAAGTGTCGGGATTTTCTTGCTGGTACCGTTAATTGGAATAACAGGAATAATGAAATTCTCGACAGGAAATATCCCGTTTGTTCATTGGTTTAATAGTCTTTTTTCAGGAATGTCAATAACCGTTACTTTGATATTGATTCTGGGTATATATGTTCTTTTAATGATTGGTCAGAGTGTGTTTAAACGAAGCCAATCGATCTTGGGAGTGAAAATCCAGCAAGGCTTTGTCCGCCATTTGCGGGATGACACGTATCGAAGCTTAATGGGAGCTGATTGGCAGTTTTATTTAAGAAAGCGAAAATCGGATTTGATTAATATTATGATCAGTGAAATCTTGAAGGTGAATGCAGCGATTCAATTATTCCTGAATTTCATGTCATCAATTATTTTAATGTTGATTCAAGTTGGTGTGGCCTTGTATTTATCCGTCAAGATGACGGTTTTTATTTTATCTTTTGGAATTATTTTAATCCTCTTTTCCCGGACATTTAGGAAAAAGTCGAAGATCTTAGGGATGAAGACTTTTCAGTTGAACCAAAGTTATTTAGCAGGCATTACCGATCAATTTAACGGGATGAAGGATATCAAGAGTAATTCATTAGTGGAGTCCCATATGAATTGGTTTATGGATATCAGCGAAGAAATGGAAGATAACCAGGTTCAAATGACGAAGTTGAACTCAACCTCACAAATGATCTTTAAAATAGTTTCCGCGTTTCTGATTGCGGTGTTTGTGTTTTTTTCTATTCGGATGTTTAAGGAAGAGCCGGCTCAAGTCATGATGATTATGGCCATTTTTTCAAGATTATGGCCAAGTCTTCAATCCATTCAATCGAATCTGGAAAACATGGGTGTGACAATTCCTTCTTTATCGGCCTTGGTCACTCTGCAGCAGGAATGCTTGGAGGCAAAGGAAATGGAGAATACGGATAATCATCTGGTACAGCCCATTGATTTGACGTACGGCATTGATTGTCGAAATGTAACATTCTCCTACCAGCAAAGTGATGGGGCACTTGCATTAAATCATATTAACCTTCACATCCCCGCAAACAAAATGACGGCGGTTGTCGGGAGTTCGGGTGCTGGAAAGAGTACCTTGATTGATCTGTTAATGGGGCTGAATCAGCCTGATTCAGGTGAGGTAGTAATTGACGGAGTGACGCTTACCAGTGATAGGCTTTTAGCGTTAAGGAAATCGATTAGTTATATTCCGCAGGATCCGTTTTTGTTTAATTCGACGGTACGCGATAATTTGCTGATGATTGACCCTGACGCCAGCGAGGAGCATCTTTGGGAGGCACTTGAATTTGCGGCTGCTGCGGAGTTTGTCAAGAATCTGCCACAGGGACTTGATACACTAATCGGCGATCGGGGAATCCGGCTGTCTGGCGGAGAACGGCAGCGCCTCGTTTTGGCGCGGGCTATTTTGCGCAAGCCATCGATTTTGATTCTCGATGAGGCCACTAGTGCGCTGGATAGTGAAAATGAGGCAAAAATCCAACAAGCCATTGATCGCCTCAAAGGGAAAATGACCATTATTGCCATTGCCCATCGGCTTACTACTATTCGCAATGCTGACCAAGTTCTTATCATGGATAAGGGCAAAATCATCCAACAAGGTGACAGGAGTTTGGTGAAGCAAAGGATTGCAATGGAAGTAGGGTGA
- a CDS encoding lasso peptide biosynthesis B2 protein, which produces MEKVINFLKLPWKTKLLLVEAFFNLGRARYLKRIPFENLALVLGEPMKETDYSPNEFHKDELIRISRAIYQMSRYTFWESECMVKAIAGMKMLERRHIASTIYFGTAKDEKGALIAHAWLRCGPYYISGAEGMERFTVVAKFAKQL; this is translated from the coding sequence ATGGAGAAAGTAATCAACTTTTTAAAGTTACCATGGAAGACGAAGCTGCTGCTCGTGGAGGCGTTTTTTAATTTGGGCAGGGCTAGATATTTAAAAAGAATCCCATTTGAAAATTTAGCATTGGTGCTTGGCGAACCGATGAAAGAAACGGATTATTCTCCGAATGAGTTCCATAAAGATGAATTAATCCGGATTTCTCGGGCGATTTATCAAATGAGCCGGTATACGTTTTGGGAAAGCGAGTGCATGGTCAAAGCGATTGCTGGGATGAAAATGCTTGAGCGGCGCCATATTGCCAGTACGATTTATTTTGGTACAGCAAAAGATGAGAAGGGAGCGTTGATTGCCCATGCCTGGCTGCGCTGCGGTCCCTATTATATTTCTGGTGCTGAGGGGATGGAACGATTTACGGTGGTAGCCAAATTTGCAAAGCAACTGTGA
- a CDS encoding lasso peptide biosynthesis PqqD family chaperone — translation MPNFAKNDEFVRNEGNILSDMDGEKVMLSIQNGKYYNLGTLGGEIWDLIGEPISIQEIVATLQLMYDVDPAQCEEHVSLFLRQLVDEGLITRKG, via the coding sequence ATGCCTAATTTTGCAAAAAATGATGAATTTGTCCGTAACGAAGGAAATATCCTTAGTGACATGGATGGAGAAAAAGTGATGCTGAGCATCCAAAATGGTAAGTACTATAATTTAGGAACACTTGGCGGAGAAATTTGGGATCTGATTGGCGAGCCAATTTCCATTCAAGAGATCGTAGCTACCCTTCAGTTGATGTACGATGTAGACCCTGCACAGTGTGAAGAACATGTAAGTTTGTTTTTACGCCAGCTGGTGGATGAGGGCTTGATTACAAGAAAAGGGTAA
- a CDS encoding aldolase, which yields MMYKAFGFTMMSEIPLPELKSLERPVDLIDIEITMGDLKKEWQAVSKEEDIFVITKDRILFQLNGIAIFSIKKGKQITVSPLEGYSEEVARLWILGTCMGAILMQRKILSLHGSVIAIDGKAYAIVGHSGAGKSTLASAFLNRGFHLLTDDVIAVSFSEENVPYVTPSYPQQKLWIESMEQFGMDEAGYQPLIDRETKFAVPVSTQFMDTPLPLAGIFELVKDDVTEINIQPIGSLLGLHKLFLHTYRNFFLEHSGLLEWHFQMTAKLVNKLDLYQLRRPVTPFTAYELIDLILETIKVEEKVYA from the coding sequence ATGATGTACAAGGCTTTTGGTTTTACAATGATGAGTGAAATTCCTCTGCCGGAATTAAAGTCACTTGAGCGGCCGGTGGATTTAATAGATATCGAGATTACGATGGGAGACTTGAAGAAAGAATGGCAAGCAGTGTCAAAAGAAGAGGATATTTTTGTGATTACTAAAGATCGCATCCTTTTTCAATTGAACGGGATTGCGATTTTTTCTATAAAAAAAGGGAAACAGATTACAGTATCTCCCCTTGAAGGATACAGTGAAGAAGTGGCCAGGCTATGGATTCTTGGAACCTGTATGGGTGCTATTCTCATGCAAAGGAAAATTCTGTCGCTTCATGGAAGTGTAATTGCCATAGATGGTAAAGCCTACGCCATTGTTGGGCATTCTGGAGCGGGGAAATCGACGCTTGCTTCCGCATTTTTAAACAGAGGCTTTCACCTGCTAACAGATGATGTGATTGCCGTGTCTTTCTCTGAAGAGAATGTTCCTTATGTTACTCCTTCCTATCCGCAGCAGAAATTGTGGATAGAGAGCATGGAACAGTTTGGGATGGATGAAGCAGGTTATCAACCGTTAATCGATCGGGAAACAAAGTTTGCCGTCCCGGTTTCTACTCAGTTTATGGACACACCTCTGCCACTTGCCGGAATCTTTGAGTTGGTTAAAGACGATGTGACAGAAATTAATATTCAGCCGATTGGGAGTTTGCTTGGACTGCATAAACTGTTCCTGCATACATACCGGAACTTTTTCCTTGAGCATTCAGGGCTCTTGGAATGGCATTTTCAGATGACGGCCAAATTGGTTAATAAACTGGACTTATATCAATTACGCCGCCCTGTTACCCCATTTACCGCTTATGAGCTAATTGATTTGATTTTAGAAACGATTAAGGTGGAGGAGAAAGTTTATGCCTAA
- a CDS encoding paeninodin family lasso peptide, which yields MKKEWQQPVLEVLDVNQTMAGTHYKSFDGNWAVGQPVPLNASNQPLIGS from the coding sequence ATGAAAAAAGAGTGGCAACAACCTGTATTAGAGGTATTGGATGTGAATCAAACCATGGCAGGTACACATTATAAAAGCTTTGACGGAAACTGGGCTGTAGGTCAGCCAGTTCCTCTGAATGCATCTAACCAACCGTTAATCGGAAGCTAA
- a CDS encoding asparagine synthase-related protein translates to MSAITGIFQRNEQLVDYRHGHAMMQCLQQFPADQIHTWHSEKVFLGCHGQWITPESVGEILPLYDPNRQCTITADAIIDNRAELFEKLQVAPSNQIHITDSELILLAYYKWGKETPKYLLGDFAFMIWDEQHQQLFGARDPSGYRTLYYYNDPTRFAFSTTIEPLLSLQGFKKELNEQWLAEFLAITGFTDSIDSHMTPYQHIKQIPPFHSITISKQQIKLARYDSFIPKEAIRFKTDEEYVEAFQDVFQKAVDARLRTNRQIGSYLSGGLDSGSVVGFAAKTLKRNSKRLHTFSYVASRDFIGYTPNYLLPDESPYIKKTVDFVGGVIDHYEHFEGKNSYLEVDSLLNVMEMPYKFLQNSFWTKGIFEKAHDHDVGILLNGEKGNFTISWGNAMDYYAHLLKKFKWFRFLKEFQSYNQKVGGSKSQQLNYIAKLGFPVLNSEQTPPEPTRLISNGFAERTRVFEKLKEAGFDESGWFAPMDFIRQRQIIYEKNVYWNSGHTLDSKLSLRYGLWKRDPTNDLRVVRFCLAIPETQYVQNGSDRALIRRATANTLPEAVRMNHRVMGAQAADWVYRMIPMWESFIDEVKRIGQDDRLRDFFDHGSLQAAIKKGEQGPQPEQYNDYDYNILFRTLIVGRFLKNII, encoded by the coding sequence ATGAGTGCAATTACAGGAATTTTTCAAAGAAATGAACAACTGGTTGATTATAGGCATGGTCATGCCATGATGCAATGCTTGCAGCAATTCCCGGCGGATCAGATTCACACTTGGCATTCCGAAAAGGTGTTTCTTGGTTGCCACGGGCAATGGATTACTCCCGAATCGGTTGGTGAAATCCTACCGCTTTATGATCCAAATCGGCAATGTACCATCACTGCGGACGCAATTATTGATAATCGAGCCGAGTTATTTGAAAAATTACAAGTTGCTCCATCCAATCAAATTCATATAACCGATAGTGAACTCATTCTCTTGGCCTACTATAAGTGGGGAAAGGAAACGCCAAAATATTTACTTGGTGACTTTGCCTTTATGATTTGGGACGAGCAGCACCAACAGCTTTTTGGTGCTAGAGATCCATCAGGATATCGCACTCTTTATTATTACAATGATCCAACAAGATTTGCCTTCAGTACAACAATTGAACCATTACTTTCCTTACAAGGTTTCAAGAAAGAATTAAACGAACAATGGCTTGCTGAATTTTTGGCGATCACCGGATTTACCGATTCTATTGATTCACATATGACGCCGTATCAGCACATCAAGCAAATACCGCCGTTTCACAGTATCACGATTTCAAAACAACAAATAAAGCTTGCAAGGTATGATAGCTTCATACCAAAAGAGGCTATTCGCTTTAAAACAGATGAAGAATACGTAGAAGCCTTTCAGGATGTATTCCAAAAGGCAGTGGATGCGAGGTTGAGGACAAACCGCCAAATTGGGTCTTATTTAAGTGGGGGACTGGATTCCGGTTCGGTTGTTGGTTTTGCGGCAAAAACACTAAAGCGAAATAGTAAACGATTACACACGTTTAGTTATGTTGCTTCAAGGGATTTTATTGGTTACACACCTAACTATCTACTGCCGGATGAAAGTCCATATATTAAAAAAACGGTCGATTTTGTCGGTGGAGTCATTGATCATTATGAGCATTTTGAAGGGAAAAACTCGTATCTTGAGGTGGATTCCTTATTAAACGTTATGGAAATGCCGTACAAGTTTTTACAAAACTCTTTTTGGACAAAGGGGATTTTTGAAAAAGCACATGATCACGATGTTGGTATCCTCCTTAATGGAGAGAAAGGGAATTTCACCATTTCCTGGGGTAATGCGATGGATTACTATGCCCATCTATTAAAAAAATTCAAGTGGTTCCGTTTTTTAAAGGAATTTCAGTCTTATAACCAAAAAGTTGGCGGTTCAAAGTCTCAGCAGTTGAACTACATTGCTAAATTAGGTTTTCCTGTTCTTAATTCGGAACAAACTCCCCCTGAACCAACCAGACTGATCAGTAATGGTTTTGCTGAACGGACAAGAGTGTTTGAAAAATTAAAAGAAGCGGGATTTGATGAATCTGGCTGGTTTGCCCCGATGGATTTTATTAGACAGCGACAGATCATTTATGAGAAAAACGTTTATTGGAATTCCGGTCATACGCTCGATAGTAAACTATCATTGCGGTACGGTCTGTGGAAGCGGGATCCAACGAATGACCTTCGCGTCGTCCGTTTTTGTTTAGCGATACCAGAAACTCAATATGTTCAAAATGGCTCTGACCGAGCGCTCATTCGAAGGGCAACGGCAAATACTCTGCCTGAGGCAGTTCGCATGAATCATCGCGTGATGGGGGCTCAAGCAGCAGATTGGGTGTATCGGATGATTCCGATGTGGGAAAGTTTTATCGATGAGGTAAAACGGATTGGCCAGGATGATCGCTTGCGAGACTTTTTTGACCACGGAAGTTTACAAGCTGCGATTAAGAAGGGGGAGCAAGGTCCTCAGCCTGAACAATATAACGATTATGACTACAATATTTTATTTCGAACCTTAATCGTAGGACGATTTCTAAAAAATATTATTTAA
- a CDS encoding nucleotidyltransferase domain-containing protein — translation MNHDDRLDLSSMSSELTFLLDILSDGNLKTKKRDLTGLDWDLFLKLAMHHRVYPLLYAKVKNLDGIPLEVLQTLKNKTKENTLQMLKLSAEIGQIGKVFENNQIPLLFIKGPVLAAELYGDISLRTSKDLDLLISSADMEKAEKLLQKLGYVKETFPSILNEWKWRRQHIVFIHPQKHVIVEVHWKLEFPSGQVPSFQQLWERKRVSLVSNIPVYYLGEADLFIYLITHGTRHGWFRLRWLLDVHQMIKRGLNIEEVSKYLKKYRGFRIGGLTLILLSELLSTSIKDSWNFLLKRRDSHILAQLVIHFINRIGSLEEIYSMDEFYKFIKFSKLLNGSRILKKAINCIYPSYKDAQTLRLPKSLYSLYFPLRPILVLTRKVRRDS, via the coding sequence ATGAATCACGATGATAGACTAGATTTATCGAGCATGTCTAGTGAATTAACTTTTTTACTTGATATATTATCGGATGGCAATTTAAAAACAAAAAAAAGAGATTTAACAGGTCTGGATTGGGATTTATTCCTAAAATTGGCTATGCATCATCGAGTATATCCCTTACTTTATGCAAAAGTAAAAAATTTGGATGGAATTCCTTTAGAAGTATTGCAAACGCTGAAAAACAAAACTAAAGAGAATACTTTGCAAATGTTGAAATTATCGGCGGAAATAGGTCAAATTGGTAAGGTGTTTGAAAATAATCAAATTCCTCTTCTTTTTATTAAAGGACCAGTGCTTGCAGCAGAACTTTATGGTGATATTTCATTGCGTACATCTAAGGATCTAGACTTATTAATTTCTAGTGCTGATATGGAAAAGGCAGAAAAGCTTCTTCAAAAATTAGGATATGTAAAAGAAACTTTTCCGTCGATATTAAATGAATGGAAATGGAGGCGCCAGCACATCGTCTTTATCCATCCGCAAAAACATGTAATCGTGGAGGTTCATTGGAAATTGGAGTTTCCATCTGGACAAGTCCCTTCATTTCAACAATTATGGGAACGTAAAAGAGTAAGCTTAGTAAGTAACATTCCTGTCTATTATTTGGGCGAAGCAGATTTGTTTATCTACTTAATAACACACGGAACCCGTCATGGATGGTTCCGCCTTAGATGGTTGCTAGACGTTCATCAAATGATTAAAAGAGGGCTTAATATAGAAGAAGTATCAAAGTATTTAAAGAAATATCGTGGGTTCCGTATTGGAGGACTAACTCTCATTTTGTTGTCAGAACTGCTTAGTACATCAATCAAAGATAGTTGGAATTTTCTTTTAAAAAGGCGTGATTCACATATATTAGCTCAGCTAGTAATTCACTTCATTAATAGAATTGGGTCTTTAGAAGAAATTTACAGTATGGATGAATTTTATAAATTTATAAAATTTAGCAAACTATTAAATGGATCCCGAATACTCAAAAAAGCTATAAATTGTATATATCCTAGTTATAAGGATGCTCAAACATTAAGATTACCTAAATCACTATACTCCCTATACTTTCCATTGCGTCCTATATTGGTATTGACAAGGAAAGTACGAAGAGATTCTTAA
- a CDS encoding DUF6881 domain-containing protein — translation MYYIRFTYLNPEKYLNEPITTYSEFNSKKVQTRELSLYKGGQMGYAVNDIEYNGAFLTKRWCNISTKEALEAIGVVIEPMTKEEFEIIWNKKVTFLKKLMGILFFRV, via the coding sequence TTGTATTACATAAGATTCACTTATTTAAATCCAGAAAAATACTTAAATGAGCCGATAACGACTTATTCCGAATTTAATTCTAAGAAAGTTCAAACAAGAGAACTATCACTTTATAAAGGTGGCCAAATGGGTTATGCCGTTAACGATATTGAGTACAACGGTGCTTTTTTAACAAAACGTTGGTGTAATATTTCTACAAAAGAAGCTTTGGAAGCTATAGGTGTTGTAATAGAGCCAATGACAAAAGAAGAGTTTGAAATTATTTGGAATAAAAAGGTTACCTTTTTAAAAAAGCTTATGGGGATTTTGTTTTTTAGAGTGTAG
- a CDS encoding immunity protein YezG family protein, giving the protein MNTFEDRFSELQADMISICMEYIEERADKVYVYASSEESIISSKFFYLINNKYVKPHKVNDALANGDERYNVSSERQFMVLDILNEDIEKIKELCMNYEKDMPTEMKLIYDVKSGKFKAEYKYDLVYTNHETKTARQIADEWFEEIQKNNL; this is encoded by the coding sequence ATGAATACTTTTGAAGATAGATTTAGTGAATTGCAAGCTGATATGATATCCATATGTATGGAGTATATTGAAGAAAGAGCGGATAAAGTATATGTTTACGCTTCAAGTGAGGAAAGTATTATTTCGAGCAAGTTTTTTTATTTAATTAATAATAAGTATGTAAAGCCTCATAAAGTGAATGACGCATTGGCGAATGGAGATGAAAGATACAATGTATCTTCGGAACGCCAGTTTATGGTATTAGATATCTTAAATGAAGATATCGAAAAAATTAAAGAATTATGTATGAATTATGAAAAAGACATGCCTACTGAAATGAAGTTAATATATGATGTTAAGAGTGGCAAATTCAAGGCTGAATACAAGTATGATTTAGTTTATACTAATCATGAAACTAAAACGGCTCGTCAGATTGCTGATGAGTGGTTTGAGGAAATACAAAAAAATAACCTTTAA
- a CDS encoding DNA/RNA non-specific endonuclease, whose product MDVKYIPSDWKKMQDGIGDLIGLGRWGKGMIDSLKDISDNLDDAKEAIRNYDHDGVISFHHESLKSKYQNLYEDFEVLYSFTGKVGDIVDRTIDEPFYQDMDAFVEAMWDLDISKYTTKNRIGATETIPVYEGYGEPTSLQVPKTEVNIDDLFSGDNYYSQQMKQEFDDWKKLNPKQNFSAEDYEKAALHMGAFQYESIRDDQDKKEFWGQLVSVVVIVGVGIICPPAGIALGAVYGTLELSSAVSGKDWISGRELGTGERIFRGVLSPLDIIPGINGLSKLSGTVRLAHMGESLEGLKMGIKQGFGKGITRIDHLVEQAKQFTLSRVKRIPEIVKDKLNLLKNKVAKDIIEAGEKVDSSITFLKNNFSLRPAMEASGIGKIREPMENTHAVGDKLREMISRFEGINLEEAAVKGTGNRLAGESEVKTLVGRGEQYTNGRKNRLKPNIRYQTGEFDYFYETDSAGRLVKFETENLQLTTRTDRLSHSKNTPGKVKGQDHAGHLAGDRFGGSPKIDNLVSQLSDVNLRQYKKIEDEWAAALKETPPKEVTINLEVIYSGNNMRPKKFLVKYTIDGESFSEVLLN is encoded by the coding sequence ATGGATGTAAAATATATCCCATCAGACTGGAAGAAGATGCAAGATGGGATTGGGGATTTGATAGGTCTTGGCCGCTGGGGTAAAGGCATGATTGATAGTTTAAAAGATATAAGTGACAACTTGGATGATGCCAAAGAGGCGATCAGGAATTATGATCATGACGGGGTCATTTCTTTCCATCACGAGAGTCTAAAGAGCAAATATCAAAATCTGTATGAGGACTTTGAAGTTCTGTATTCCTTCACCGGCAAGGTCGGGGATATTGTCGACCGCACGATTGATGAGCCGTTCTATCAAGATATGGACGCCTTTGTGGAGGCAATGTGGGATTTGGATATTTCCAAGTACACCACGAAAAACCGAATCGGCGCCACGGAAACCATACCGGTCTATGAGGGCTATGGCGAGCCTACATCGCTGCAAGTACCTAAAACAGAGGTTAACATTGACGATTTATTTAGCGGCGATAATTACTATTCGCAGCAAATGAAGCAGGAATTTGATGATTGGAAAAAGCTTAATCCAAAGCAAAATTTTAGCGCAGAGGATTATGAGAAAGCAGCCCTTCATATGGGAGCTTTTCAGTATGAATCTATACGAGATGATCAGGATAAAAAGGAATTCTGGGGACAACTTGTTTCGGTGGTTGTAATTGTCGGTGTAGGCATTATCTGCCCTCCAGCCGGCATTGCTTTAGGAGCAGTATATGGCACCTTGGAATTGAGTTCAGCTGTTTCCGGGAAAGACTGGATTTCTGGGCGGGAACTCGGGACAGGAGAACGAATTTTCCGCGGCGTTCTAAGTCCATTGGATATTATTCCGGGGATAAACGGTCTTTCAAAACTGAGCGGCACTGTACGGCTTGCCCACATGGGAGAGTCCCTAGAAGGATTGAAAATGGGAATCAAGCAGGGCTTTGGAAAAGGAATCACACGCATTGATCATCTTGTGGAACAAGCTAAACAGTTCACTTTAAGTCGTGTAAAAAGAATTCCGGAAATTGTAAAAGATAAATTGAATCTGCTGAAAAATAAGGTGGCAAAAGATATAATAGAAGCAGGAGAAAAAGTAGATTCTTCTATCACCTTTTTAAAAAATAACTTCTCGTTACGACCGGCCATGGAGGCTTCAGGCATAGGAAAGATCCGCGAACCGATGGAGAACACCCATGCGGTTGGGGATAAGCTTCGTGAAATGATTAGTCGGTTTGAGGGGATTAATCTGGAAGAGGCTGCAGTTAAGGGTACGGGTAATCGTTTGGCTGGAGAAAGTGAAGTTAAAACATTAGTGGGAAGAGGAGAACAGTATACAAACGGAAGAAAAAATAGATTAAAGCCTAATATTAGATATCAAACAGGCGAATTTGATTATTTTTATGAAACTGATAGTGCTGGTAGGCTTGTGAAATTTGAAACGGAAAATTTACAATTAACAACTAGAACAGATAGATTGTCACACAGTAAGAATACACCGGGAAAAGTAAAGGGGCAGGACCATGCAGGCCATTTGGCAGGTGATAGATTTGGTGGCTCACCTAAAATTGACAATTTGGTTTCGCAATTATCTGATGTTAATTTGAGGCAGTATAAGAAGATTGAAGATGAATGGGCTGCGGCTTTAAAGGAAACCCCTCCAAAAGAAGTAACAATTAATCTAGAAGTAATATACTCTGGGAATAATATGAGGCCGAAAAAATTCCTAGTAAAATACACAATTGATGGTGAGTCGTTCTCTGAAGTCCTTTTAAACTAA